In Zonotrichia leucophrys gambelii isolate GWCS_2022_RI chromosome 27, RI_Zleu_2.0, whole genome shotgun sequence, the genomic window GTGTTGCTTTTGTGTTATTCCCTGGTGACCCATTCACTTCCCTGAGGGAAGGTTGAAGAGATGAGGGtcaaaaaatactgaaattcgTCCCTCCCTCTGAATTTTTTGGCCCAATTATTTCCTCTCTGAATTTTAAGgtataaaataagaaatttctATTCATGTTTTCCACTGAAGGTGGATTTGGAGAGGGATAAATCAGCCTGCAGTGTGTCTGAGCATCCAGAGTGCTGTGGAAATGCAAATCCAGGATCTGCTACCCCTGGGGTTGAGGAGAACTCTTCTGCTGTTGTGTGTGGAGCTGCAAAGCAGGTTTAGGATGTTTCCCAGGGCTCCATGGTGACAAAGGTGCACGTTGGCCCTCCCCAGGTGACCACCTGTGTCACAGTGTGACCAATGCTCCTCCTGTGAGGGAGGCTGCACTTCCACCAAGGGTCAGCCCCAAGGGCCAAGCTTTGGGTccagaaaagagagggaaagggagtGAGAGATTCCCAGAGAATTCCAGAGGTtccactgctgccctggcatttcTAAGTCCGACATTTTTAGGACATTGTGGTTGTCTTTATCAATTTCTAATTTTGTGAAGCTTGCTTTTCAATGGCTTAGCTTTTCAAAACCAAAGAGTTGTCAATAAAcgaataaaatatttaaataatgatGATGTCCTGACTTGAGGGCAGGCAAGGGCAGGTTCTTAAAGAAATCCACAGAGAGAGACCTCCTGGAGCCATCCAAAAATCTCATTCTCTATAAGAGGATTGGGTAATgggttaatttaaaaatattaattgttCCTTCACACCCCATCATtcatccctgtcccacagcactgctctggctTGGGAGATGGGAATCCCATTGGGCCATGTCTGGATGCTGAGGGGCTGTGTTGGTCCAGGGCAGATCCCTGAGCTTGGAGAAGCTCTGGAAACCACCTTGTCTGGGAAAACAGATGGGAAAACCGGTTCAGAGCCTGATTTATTCTGCTCCTGGCTTGGTTATTTTGGTCTGGAACAGGTTTGGAGCACTCTCCGGTGCCTTGGTGCGTCCATCTCGCTTGGTTCTTCATTTACTTATGAATTACACCCCAAGAGTGGGCAGGGAGGCTCAGGCAAGGAGCTTTTAGCACCAAGAAATGAACCTCTGGTGCTTAAACggtatttttaagttttaaaaatgtcagtAAATAAATATCCACTCTGCCAGCCATGAAAACAGATGTAGGAGTGACCAGAGCTGGCTGAGGAGTGGGAATGAGCACTGGGGCTGCCTGTAAACCCCACAGGTGTGATGGAATCTGCGTCCCCACAGGGTGCTGTGCCATGGTGgaggctgtgctcagcagaacCTGCTACTCAGTAGAGtaactgacacagccagaggtGTAAAATAacatcagcagctcctctgaaaaatggaaaatggtgCTGGAGCCGCTTCTGGCGAGCAGAGGAGCGGTTTAACCCGAGAGctgtgggctgggggcagctcagccccacgctggggctctggggtgggTTCGTGGTTCCCGGGCTGGGTCGGGCAGATGGAAACATCCCGGCAGGGAGGGTGGAGGCTCACACCAACCCCCCGGCCCTTTTAGCACCTGCGGTACCAGGCTGACGTTGTTCGCGCTTCTTTCATTCCCCCCCGACACCTCCTGCCACAAAGAGCTGGACACGCTTGAGAAACAGAAACGAAAAAAAGCcgagaagaaagaaagaaaggaagtcagaggatcctttttttttcttttcccttcacttCCTTCCAGCCCGGGTGCTGCACAAACACTGAGGGGTCtctccccctgctgctgccGGACATTCTGAGGGCTGGGTGAGACAGAGGGGGCTCGGGGCTTCTCATCCTGCTTTGTCCCTTAATAAGAATTTATTTCATCCAAACCCCCTCAACCTTCTCCTGCCTGGAGCCAAACCCCTTTAAAGTCTTACAGAAACCTTCAGTTGGTGTTGTGACAGCGAGATCCTTATCTGCTGATAGCTGTAATCGTGATAGAGCACAGAGGAACTCGTTTCTCCTGTCCTCGTGTTGAAACACGCTTCGtaatccacaaaaaaaatcccagaaaaacttccggctgctgctctgcatccttggagcaTCCCGGCCGGCTCCTGCACCCAAAACCCGACGGTGCCGGGGAGGGGACGGGGAGCACTGAGTCACTGCCACCCCCTCTGGGTGTCCCaattccccagccctgctctgagtcACCCTCCCCGCGGCCTTTCCCACCCTCGGCGTGGGTCGCGTTCCTAAATCCGGGGGGCAGGGGGCGAGCAGAGCCAATGTGGGGAAGGGACATTGGAAGtgcccccagctctggcacccACCGGGACACGGGGCCGTGAGTGTCACCGGGGCGCCAGCACGGGGACAGCAGCTCGGTGTCACGCCTGGTGCCCCCCTCGCTGCGCCGGGAGGGAAGTGAAGGCCCCGGGGAGCCGCCGAaccggcccctccagcccctccagccgGGTTAAATGTGGCGCCGCATTTGCATGGCAGCGAGTCGGCACCTGGCAGCGAAATCCTCGGGGGATCGAGGACACGGGGAGCGGCTGGCGATTGTCACACGCCGGCGACAGGAAAGTCCCAGCGGACGATTGTTTTTAGAAGAATTTACTTCCAACCCGCAGGGCTGCGGCCCCGGCGGCAGCgcggggatggaggggacagccctgggctcgAAGCGGTGCTCCGTGGGCATGGAGGATGCTCCAGGGAGGTGGGAGGTGATGCTCCTCAGCCTCAAACATCACCAGGTGTTCCCCAGctcacccacagcagctcctgtccccccTCTCTCTGCCGCGAgcaaggctgggagcagagctggggctcccCCCAGTTCCAACCCCATTGCTGCTCCCCGGGGCACTGGGGGACaccgtggggctgggggtgtgtgaGGGAGGTCCTGTCCCCTCCCGTCCTCCCTCAGCCCCGTTTCCCACAGCTGTGGCTTTGTGCCGGGGGCCCCCCTTGCTGCTCCCCGGGGCCGGGCAGAGTCACGCCCGCCTCCCCCCCATCCTGCCCCCCAAGCGGAGAAAGTTAGTCAAATCTGCAGAAACCGCAGAGGGGGGAGGCAGCGACACTGTCACCGCTTTGATGTCACCCCTGCACGTCCCACAGGTGCTGCCCTCACCCCGGCGCCACGGTCCCACCGCCGCTGTGCCATTAACTCGTGAGAGAAGAGGGGAGGATAATGCAAAAAGGTTTCCTTCCCCACCTccatcctgtccccagggtcccgGAGACGCCACGTGCGAGGCACACGGAGCTGCAGCCGCTTCCATCCAGCccccacctggggctgggggtccctccAGGGCTccgggggctgtgccagggagggcagggggagccaGGAAGGTTTCTGAGCAGCGGGGCTGATTCATGCCGGGCCTCCTGTGGTTTCCCCCTGCTCTCACCTCCCGGTGCTGTCACGCCAAGCACCCACACGCCAGTGCCCAGGGTGAACCCACCCCGTTGTCAccacagggagctggagagggggagCCCCCATGAGCTTCTGGGCATCCCTGCACCTGCCCTGCACTCATTCTTTGCCTAACGTCTTACCCCCAGCCTGCACCCCAAATGCCCCGCTGTGCCCTCTGAACACACCCCACACCCCTGTcactctgctctctgccctcctgcaccccctgtgctgccccagtgccccagACAGGGCTGACACAGAGCCCCCACCATGGGACATtccccaccccacagcagcGCCTGGAGGAAGgaggacacagcagcaggggtGACAGGGTGAGGTCCCCTGGGTGCCAATGCCATGGCTCAGAGGCCCAGGTgcccctggggagcaggaggcagcagggggcagctgccagcccttcccagccccgTCACGGCCGCTGCACTCCCgcaggaagcagctctgcattgCTCACCCAGCACTGGTTATAAATACCCTCCCATTTTAATGTGGCGGCTATTTCAGGCCGGGAACGGGAAGCGAAACCCTGTGTGGGTCCTGCCCCTTTACCCCCGTGCCCgggatgggctgggcagtgcccaggagcCACAAAGGTTTATTTGAAGCCCAGGAGCCGCGCGCCAGCCTTGACCTTCTGAGCCTTCCAGCGGAGCAGGCGGATGGCGCGGAGGCCGAAGCGCAGCACGGCGTCGTACTTGAACACCAGCTGGTAGAAGGCGTCGGTGATGAGGGCGCCGCTGGGGTCGGCGTGTTTGAGGGCGGCCATGGGCGTGTACGCCACGTTGGTCTGGTGCCGGAACGGCGGCCGGGGCGCCTCGATCACCCGCAGGGTGTGCTGCACGTGGGCATGGCATTGTCACCTTCCTGTGCCCACTGCCCCAGCCCACCAGGGCATGGCATTGTCCCCttcctgtgcccacagcccacCAGGGCATGGCATTGTCCCcttcctgtgccccagcccaccAGGGCATGGCATTGTCCCCttcctgtgcccacagcccacCAGGGCATGAGATTGTCCCcttcctgtgccccagccccagcccaccaGGGCATGGCATTGTCGCCtttctgtgcccacagccccagcccagcaggccaTGGGATTGCCACcttcctgtgccccagcccaccAGGGCATGGCATTGTCCCCTTCCTGTGCTCCAGCTCCAACCCACCAGGGCATGGCATTGTCACCTTCCTGTGCcaacagccccagcccaccAGGGCATGGCATTGTCGCCttcctgtgcccacagccccgCCCAACACCCCTGCCatcccacccctgtcccctTTGAACCCTGTCTGCATCCCATCCACATCTGCACCTCTATCCCATCCATATCTGCACCTCCATCCCATCCACATCTGCACCTCCATCAACATCTGCATCTCCATCCCACCTTTATCCCCTTTCAACTCGGTCTGCATCCCATCCACATCTGCGCCTCCATCCTCATTCACATTCCCATGCCTCCTTTCCCATTGtcctcctgttcccattcccatcccatctccttcTCATTCATTTCCTACCCCCATCCCCAAGCCCTTGCTATCCTATCTCTAATCCATCCCACCTCACCCCATCACCATTCCTATCTCACCCCCAATTCCTTCCCATTCTATCCCTATCTTTATCCTATCCCACTCCATCCCATCCTACCATCCCttctcattcccattccatttCTGCCCATCTCCATCCTCAGTTCCTTCCCATCTTATTCCCATCCCACCACCATTCctattcccatcccatccacattcccatcccaccaccattcctattcccatcccatccacatTCTCATCCATCCCACcaccattcctgttcccattcccagcaggctCAGCCCCATCAGGATGGAGCTGTCTGGGTGTCAGCTGCCCCTCTACTGGCTGGGCATTGCTGTTCCTTGTCAGGGCTAATTAACACCtctgtccagcccagccccagcccactgGGACCCCCTGCCCGCCTGTCACCTCTGCAATGTCCTCGGGGGTCTGGCCCAGGCTGGTGAAGACATCCCTGGAGTTCCTCAGGTAGAGCTTGGTGAAGATTTCGGCCGTCTCGGGGTCTGTCCGTGAGTAGTCGGCGCGTTCGGCTTCCTCGTACAGCTTGGTCTCGAATTCCGTCATCACCGGCCCTGGCTCCACCAGGCTGATCCTGCCCAGGAAtgtggcactgggcactgggcactgggcacccctagaccctgccccaggggctgcagggccccCACACTCACGCCACGTTGAAGCGCAGCGCCTGCACCACCAGGCTCTCGCAGAAACCCTCCACGGCGAACTTGGAGGCCGAGTAGATGTCGTTGAAGACAATACCTGCGTGGTTGGGGAGCTCCAGTCAGGGCTGGGTGGG contains:
- the RDH8 gene encoding retinol dehydrogenase 8; the protein is MAPKTVLITGCSSGIGLALAVRLARDKQRRFRVIATMRNTGRSAALAAAAGPALGRTLEIKQLDVCDESSIRACLDSIPGRHIDILVSNAGVGMAGPLECQSLAAMQSLMDTNFFGLVRLVKEVLPDMKRRRGGHIVVISSIMGLQGIVFNDIYSASKFAVEGFCESLVVQALRFNVAISLVEPGPVMTEFETKLYEEAERADYSRTDPETAEIFTKLYLRNSRDVFTSLGQTPEDIAEHTLRVIEAPRPPFRHQTNVAYTPMAALKHADPSGALITDAFYQLVFKYDAVLRFGLRAIRLLRWKAQKVKAGARLLGFK